In one Streptomyces marincola genomic region, the following are encoded:
- a CDS encoding alpha/beta hydrolase → MPALPPPPTPYLEPAARELTEATAPHPRIYEVPPEQGRDILLGLQSGEGVERPDVDEDWVTVDAGEFGQVRTRIIKPRGVTEPLPVVFYIHGAGWVFGDEKTHDRLFRELVVGAGAAGVFPVYDRAPEARYPTQVEQNYAVGQWVAGHGSAHGLDTSRIAVTGESVGGCMATVFALMNKERGGLDLKAQVLLYPVADADFETASYQQFADGYYLTRDGMIWFWDHYAPDRERRSEPYASPLRASIDQLKGLPRTLVITDEADVLRDEGEAYAAKLREAGVDVTAVRVAGMVHDFLLLDSLRDTRAANVARHLAIDALRSALHES, encoded by the coding sequence GTGCCCGCACTTCCGCCGCCCCCGACCCCGTACCTGGAGCCCGCCGCCAGAGAACTGACCGAGGCGACCGCTCCCCACCCCCGCATCTACGAAGTGCCGCCGGAGCAGGGGCGCGACATCCTGCTCGGGTTGCAGAGCGGCGAAGGCGTGGAGCGCCCGGACGTCGATGAGGACTGGGTGACCGTCGACGCCGGGGAGTTCGGGCAGGTCCGTACCCGGATCATCAAGCCCCGGGGGGTCACCGAGCCGTTGCCCGTGGTGTTCTACATCCACGGCGCCGGCTGGGTGTTCGGTGACGAGAAGACGCATGACCGGCTCTTCCGCGAGCTCGTGGTGGGAGCGGGCGCGGCGGGCGTCTTCCCGGTCTACGACCGGGCGCCGGAAGCCAGGTACCCCACCCAGGTGGAACAGAACTACGCCGTCGGCCAGTGGGTCGCGGGGCACGGCTCCGCGCACGGCCTGGACACGTCGCGGATCGCCGTGACAGGTGAGTCGGTCGGCGGCTGCATGGCCACGGTCTTCGCGCTGATGAACAAGGAGCGCGGCGGACTCGACCTCAAGGCGCAGGTCCTGCTCTACCCGGTGGCGGACGCCGACTTCGAGACGGCCTCGTACCAGCAGTTCGCCGACGGCTACTACCTGACCCGCGACGGCATGATCTGGTTCTGGGACCACTACGCCCCCGACCGGGAACGCCGCTCGGAACCGTACGCCTCGCCACTCCGCGCGAGCATCGACCAGCTCAAGGGGCTGCCCAGGACGCTCGTCATCACCGACGAGGCCGATGTGCTGCGCGACGAGGGGGAGGCCTACGCGGCCAAGCTGCGCGAGGCGGGAGTGGACGTCACGGCCGTCCGGGTGGCGGGGATGGTCCACGACTTCCTGCTTCTGGACAGCCTGCGGGACACCCGCGCGGCGAACGTCGCCCGGCACCTGGCCATCGACGCGCTGCGCTCCGCACTGCACGAGAGCTGA
- the groES gene encoding co-chaperone GroES, producing MTTASSKVAIKPLEDRIVVQPLDAEQTTASGLVIPDTAKEKPQEGTVLAVGPGRFEDGNRLPLDVKVGDIVLYSKYGGTEVKYNNEEYLVLSARDVLAIIEK from the coding sequence GTGACGACCGCCAGCTCCAAGGTTGCCATCAAGCCGCTTGAGGACCGCATCGTGGTCCAGCCGCTCGACGCCGAGCAGACCACGGCCTCGGGCCTGGTCATTCCCGACACGGCCAAGGAGAAGCCCCAGGAGGGCACCGTCCTCGCCGTCGGTCCCGGCCGCTTCGAGGACGGCAACCGCCTGCCGCTCGACGTGAAGGTCGGCGACATCGTGCTGTACAGCAAGTACGGCGGCACCGAGGTGAAGTACAACAACGAGGAGTACCTCGTCCTCTCCGCTCGTGACGTGCTGGCGATCATCGAAAAGTGA